The Terracoccus luteus genome includes a region encoding these proteins:
- the rpmH gene encoding 50S ribosomal protein L34, with amino-acid sequence MSKRTFQPNNRRRAKTHGFRLRMRTRAGRAILGARRRKGRAELSA; translated from the coding sequence GTGAGCAAGCGCACCTTCCAGCCGAACAACCGCCGCCGCGCCAAGACGCACGGCTTCCGCCTGCGCATGCGCACCCGCGCGGGCCGTGCCATCCTCGGCGCCCGCCGCCGCAAGGGTCGCGCCGAGCTCTCGGCCTGA